The Geobacillus stearothermophilus ATCC 12980 genome contains a region encoding:
- a CDS encoding DUF3388 domain-containing protein, producing MGKQEWYLEYEIHVNRPGLLGDVASLLGMLSINIVTINGVRDSRRGMLLLCDSSEQIERLATILRTMDNITVTKLRQPKLLDRLAVRHGRYIQRDADDKKTFRFVRDELGLLVDFMAEIFKEKGHKLIGIRGMPRVGKTESIVAASVCANKRWLFVSSTLIKQTVRTQLMEDEYSEDNIFIVDGIVSTRRGNEQHWQLIRELMRLEATKVVEHPDMFVRHTEYTLDDFDYIIELRHEPDEDISYDAIERPSLLGGDGFSEFGF from the coding sequence ATGGGCAAGCAGGAGTGGTATTTGGAGTATGAGATTCATGTCAACCGTCCAGGGTTGCTCGGCGATGTCGCCTCGTTGCTCGGCATGTTGTCGATCAACATCGTGACGATCAATGGCGTCCGGGATTCGCGCCGCGGCATGTTGCTTCTTTGCGACAGCAGCGAACAAATCGAGCGGCTGGCGACAATTTTGCGGACGATGGACAACATTACGGTGACGAAACTCCGCCAGCCGAAGCTGCTTGATCGTTTGGCCGTCCGCCATGGCCGCTACATTCAGCGCGATGCCGACGACAAAAAGACGTTTCGCTTCGTTCGCGACGAGCTTGGGCTGTTGGTCGATTTTATGGCAGAAATTTTTAAAGAAAAAGGGCATAAGCTCATCGGCATTCGCGGGATGCCGCGCGTCGGCAAGACGGAGTCGATCGTTGCTGCGAGCGTATGCGCCAATAAGCGGTGGCTGTTTGTATCATCGACGCTGATCAAGCAGACCGTCCGCACGCAGCTGATGGAAGACGAATATAGCGAGGACAACATTTTCATTGTCGACGGCATCGTTTCGACGCGCCGCGGCAATGAGCAGCACTGGCAGCTCATCCGTGAGCTGATGCGCCTCGAGGCGACGAAGGTCGTGGAACATCCGGACATGTTTGTCCGCCATACGGAATATACGCTTGATGATTTTGACTATATTATTGAGCTGCGCCATGAACCGGATGAAGACATTTCCTACGATGCGATTGAACGCCCGTCCTTGCTGGGCGGAGACGGATTTTCCGAATTTGGATTTTAA
- a CDS encoding helix-turn-helix domain-containing protein, with product MTELGKRLREAREEKNISLDELQEMTKIQKRYLIGIEEGNYAIMPGNFYVRAFIRQYAEAVGLDPDELFEQYKQDIPQSYQDDLPQPLSRVKTRQQLSAEGTKWLDWLPKALIAAAVVGAAVLVWVLLQRGTANEPPAKTSPETAEVEKPKQSPLEQAKQKQSAKETDEKATNENGQQNEQPAPTGEEEQPAAAMNVTEKRGNTATIEVASSGSFSIELSSKGTSWVEVYNTKGHTFYRGNLTSGQTKTFDLSAESEVWVKIGRTLDVEMKVNGQPFAYPFAPKEEVYQKLHFVLKK from the coding sequence TTGACGGAACTGGGAAAACGTTTGCGGGAAGCGCGGGAGGAAAAAAACATCAGCTTGGACGAGCTGCAAGAGATGACGAAGATTCAGAAGCGGTATTTGATCGGCATTGAAGAAGGGAATTACGCCATTATGCCGGGCAATTTTTATGTGCGCGCCTTCATTAGACAATACGCCGAGGCGGTCGGCCTCGATCCGGATGAGCTGTTTGAACAATATAAGCAGGACATTCCGCAATCGTACCAAGATGATCTTCCGCAGCCGCTGTCGCGCGTGAAAACGCGCCAACAGCTTTCTGCCGAAGGGACGAAATGGCTCGACTGGCTGCCGAAAGCCTTGATCGCGGCGGCCGTCGTCGGGGCGGCCGTTCTTGTTTGGGTGCTGCTCCAGCGCGGCACGGCAAACGAGCCCCCGGCGAAAACGAGCCCGGAGACGGCGGAAGTGGAAAAGCCGAAACAGTCGCCGCTTGAACAGGCGAAACAAAAGCAGTCGGCGAAGGAAACGGACGAGAAGGCAACGAATGAAAACGGACAGCAAAATGAACAGCCAGCGCCGACTGGCGAAGAAGAACAGCCGGCTGCGGCGATGAATGTGACGGAAAAGCGCGGCAACACGGCGACGATTGAAGTCGCCAGCTCCGGCTCGTTTTCCATCGAGCTTTCATCCAAAGGAACGTCATGGGTCGAAGTATACAATACGAAAGGCCATACGTTTTACCGCGGCAACTTGACAAGCGGGCAGACGAAAACGTTCGATCTGTCGGCCGAAAGCGAAGTATGGGTGAAAATCGGGCGCACGCTCGATGTTGAGATGAAGGTGAACGGCCAACCGTTTGCCTACCCGTTTGCCCCGAAAGAGGAAGTATACCAAAAGCTGCATTTCGTGTTGAAGAAATGA
- the pgsA gene encoding CDP-diacylglycerol--glycerol-3-phosphate 3-phosphatidyltransferase produces MNLPNKITVARIMLIPFFLIVMLVPFGWGSIQIGGTELPVAHLAGALIFIIASATDWIDGYYARKYGLVTNLGKFLDPLADKLLVSAALIVLVELGAAPAWMVIVIISREFAVTGLRLVLAGEGEVVAANMLGKIKTWTQIVAISALLLHNFPFSLISFPFAELALWVAVIFTIWSGWDYFAKNRHAFSHSK; encoded by the coding sequence GTGAACTTGCCGAATAAAATTACGGTAGCGCGCATTATGCTCATCCCGTTTTTCTTGATCGTGATGCTCGTTCCGTTCGGGTGGGGAAGCATCCAAATCGGCGGGACAGAGCTTCCGGTTGCCCATCTTGCCGGTGCGCTCATTTTCATCATCGCCTCAGCCACGGACTGGATCGATGGCTACTATGCCCGCAAATACGGGTTGGTGACGAATTTAGGAAAATTTTTAGATCCGCTTGCCGATAAACTGCTTGTGTCAGCAGCGCTTATCGTGCTCGTTGAACTCGGCGCCGCTCCGGCTTGGATGGTGATCGTCATCATCAGCCGCGAATTTGCCGTTACCGGCCTGCGGCTCGTGCTCGCCGGGGAAGGGGAAGTCGTCGCTGCCAACATGCTTGGCAAAATCAAGACATGGACGCAAATTGTCGCCATTTCCGCTTTATTGTTGCATAACTTCCCATTCTCGCTCATTTCGTTTCCGTTCGCTGAATTGGCGCTGTGGGTGGCGGTCATTTTTACGATTTGGTCTGGCTGGGATTATTTTGCGAAAAACAGACATGCGTTTTCCCATTCGAAATAG
- a CDS encoding competence/damage-inducible protein A → MNAEIIAVGSELLLGQIANTNAQFLSQQLVALGINVYFHTVVGDNASRLEQAVKIAQTRADLVIFTGGLGPTKDDLTKETIARLLGRRLVIDEEALRAIEVYFARTNRPMTENNKKQALVLEGSTVLKNEHGMAPGMALVADGITYMLLPGPPKEMRPMFKKYGNAFLRRTFSLSERIESRVLRFFGIGESALETAIADLIDAQSNPTIAPLAGDGEVTLRLTAKHQDEAEAKRLLDEVESAILARVGRHCYGYNDETLFTKTLERLKERGWTIASAESLTGGLFLEQLTALPGASQVVQGGVVCYTNGVKEQVLGIPRPLLEAEGAVSEPCARLLAENVRAMCDADIGISFTGVAGPDPLEGHPPGTVYVGIAVRGRDATVHRLMLSGTRDAIRIRTAKYGCFFLLEMLAADC, encoded by the coding sequence TTGAACGCGGAGATCATTGCCGTTGGCTCCGAACTGCTGCTCGGGCAAATTGCCAATACAAACGCCCAGTTTTTGTCGCAGCAGCTCGTCGCCTTGGGCATTAACGTCTATTTCCATACGGTTGTCGGCGACAATGCCAGCCGCCTCGAACAGGCGGTGAAAATTGCGCAAACGCGGGCGGACTTGGTCATTTTTACCGGAGGACTCGGCCCGACGAAAGATGACCTGACGAAAGAAACGATCGCCCGCCTGCTCGGCCGCCGGCTCGTGATCGACGAGGAAGCGCTCCGAGCGATTGAGGTGTATTTTGCCCGCACAAACCGGCCGATGACAGAAAACAATAAAAAGCAGGCGCTCGTCTTGGAAGGATCGACGGTGCTGAAAAACGAGCACGGCATGGCGCCAGGGATGGCGCTTGTGGCAGACGGCATTACGTACATGCTGCTGCCCGGGCCGCCGAAAGAAATGCGGCCGATGTTCAAAAAATACGGAAACGCCTTTTTGCGCCGTACGTTTTCGCTTTCCGAGCGCATCGAGTCGCGCGTCCTCCGCTTTTTCGGCATCGGCGAGTCGGCGCTCGAGACGGCGATCGCCGACTTGATCGACGCCCAGTCGAACCCGACGATCGCGCCGCTGGCCGGCGACGGTGAAGTGACGCTTCGTCTGACAGCGAAGCATCAGGATGAGGCGGAGGCGAAGCGGCTTCTTGACGAAGTGGAATCGGCCATTTTGGCGCGTGTCGGCCGCCACTGCTACGGATATAACGATGAAACGTTGTTTACAAAGACGCTCGAGCGGTTAAAAGAAAGAGGATGGACGATCGCGTCGGCCGAAAGTTTGACCGGCGGCCTTTTCCTCGAACAGCTCACCGCCCTCCCCGGCGCGTCGCAAGTCGTGCAGGGCGGTGTCGTCTGCTACACAAACGGCGTCAAAGAACAGGTGCTTGGCATACCGCGCCCGCTGCTTGAGGCAGAAGGGGCGGTGAGCGAGCCGTGCGCCCGTTTGCTTGCTGAAAACGTCCGCGCGATGTGCGATGCGGATATCGGCATCAGCTTCACCGGCGTCGCCGGACCCGATCCGCTTGAGGGCCACCCGCCCGGCACCGTGTATGTCGGCATCGCCGTCCGCGGGCGCGATGCGACTGTCCACCGTCTGATGCTGTCCGGCACGCGTGATGCCATTCGCATCCGCACCGCCAAATACGGCTGTTTTTTTCTGCTTGAGATGCTCGCGGCCGACTGCTGA
- the recA gene encoding recombinase RecA — protein MKRGKIAPPGNAEGDYYLSLSLDPIYAQKLGVNIDELLLSQPDTGEQALEIAEALVRSGAVDIIVIDSVAALVPKAEIEGEMGDAHVGLQARLMSQALRKLSGAINKSKTIAIFINQIREKVGVMFGNPETTPGGRALKFYASVRLEVRRAEQIKQGNDMVGNKTKIKVVKNKVAPPFKTADVDIMYGEGISREGEIIDMASELDIVQKSGSWYSYKDERLGQGRENAKQFLKENPHIAEEIARAIRKHYGIDDGEAGGEPMQDEFGLLEE, from the coding sequence GTGAAGCGGGGGAAAATAGCCCCTCCGGGTAATGCCGAGGGTGACTATTACCTATCGCTATCGCTCGACCCCATCTATGCACAAAAATTAGGGGTCAATATCGATGAATTGCTGCTTTCCCAGCCTGACACGGGCGAGCAGGCGCTCGAAATCGCGGAAGCGCTCGTGCGAAGCGGCGCGGTCGATATTATCGTCATCGACTCGGTGGCGGCGCTCGTGCCGAAAGCGGAAATTGAAGGGGAGATGGGGGACGCTCACGTCGGCCTGCAAGCGCGGCTTATGTCCCAGGCGCTTCGCAAGCTGTCCGGCGCCATTAACAAGTCAAAAACGATCGCCATCTTCATCAACCAAATTCGCGAAAAAGTCGGCGTCATGTTTGGCAACCCGGAAACGACGCCGGGCGGGCGGGCGCTCAAGTTTTACGCTTCCGTCCGCCTAGAGGTTCGTCGCGCCGAGCAAATCAAGCAAGGCAATGATATGGTCGGCAACAAGACGAAAATCAAAGTCGTCAAAAACAAAGTCGCGCCGCCGTTTAAAACGGCTGACGTCGACATTATGTACGGCGAGGGCATTTCCCGCGAAGGGGAAATCATCGATATGGCGTCTGAACTTGACATTGTGCAAAAAAGCGGCTCATGGTATTCGTACAAAGACGAACGGCTCGGCCAAGGTCGGGAGAATGCAAAACAATTTTTGAAAGAAAACCCGCATATCGCCGAAGAAATCGCCCGCGCCATCCGCAAACATTACGGCATCGATGATGGCGAAGCAGGCGGCGAACCGATGCAAGACGAATTTGGGCTGCTTGAGGAATAA
- the rny gene encoding ribonuclease Y, which translates to MGSIIISALLALVIGAVVGFFVRKSIAEAKIGGAKAAAEQLIEEARREADALKKEALLEAKDEIHKLRTEAERDIRDRRSELQKQENRLMQKEENLDRKDEALNKREALLEAKEEALNERQQHIEQMESKVEALVKQQQTELERISGLTRDDARQLILERVEKELSHEIAMMIKEAETRAKEEADKRAKAILSLAIQRCAADHVAETTVSVVNLPNDEMKGRIIGREGRNIRTLETLTGIDLIIDDTPEAVILSGFDPIRRETARIALDKLVQDGRIHPARIEEMVEKARREVDEHIREVGEQTTFEVGVHGLHPDLIKILGRLKFRTSYGQNVLKHSVEVAFLAGLMAAELGEDEMLARRAGLLHDIGKAIDHEVEGSHVEIGVELATKYKEHPVVINSIASHHGDTEPTSVIAVLVAAADALSAARPGARSETLENYIRRLEKLEEIAESYEGVEKSYAIQAGREVRIMVKPDMIDDLEAHRLARDIRKRIEEELDYPGHIKVTVIRETRAVEYAK; encoded by the coding sequence ATGGGTTCGATCATCATCTCCGCTTTGCTTGCCTTAGTCATTGGTGCCGTTGTTGGCTTTTTTGTTCGCAAATCGATTGCCGAAGCGAAAATCGGCGGCGCGAAAGCAGCTGCCGAGCAGCTGATTGAAGAGGCGAGACGCGAGGCGGACGCCTTGAAAAAAGAGGCGCTTCTCGAAGCGAAAGACGAGATTCATAAATTGCGGACGGAAGCGGAGCGCGACATCCGCGACCGGAGAAGCGAGCTCCAAAAACAAGAAAACCGCTTGATGCAAAAGGAGGAAAACCTCGATCGCAAAGATGAAGCGCTCAACAAACGCGAGGCGCTGCTTGAAGCGAAGGAAGAAGCGTTAAACGAAAGACAACAGCATATTGAACAAATGGAAAGCAAAGTGGAAGCGCTCGTGAAGCAGCAACAAACCGAACTCGAACGCATTTCCGGCCTGACGCGTGACGATGCGCGCCAGCTCATTTTGGAACGCGTTGAAAAAGAACTGTCCCATGAGATTGCCATGATGATCAAAGAGGCGGAAACGCGGGCGAAAGAGGAAGCGGACAAGCGGGCGAAAGCGATTTTGTCGCTGGCCATCCAGCGCTGTGCCGCCGACCATGTCGCCGAAACGACGGTGTCCGTCGTCAACTTGCCAAACGATGAAATGAAAGGGCGGATCATCGGGCGCGAAGGGCGGAACATTCGCACGCTTGAGACGCTGACTGGCATCGATTTAATTATCGATGATACGCCGGAAGCGGTGATTTTGTCCGGATTTGATCCGATTCGCCGCGAAACGGCGCGCATCGCGTTAGACAAGCTTGTGCAAGACGGACGCATCCACCCGGCGCGCATTGAAGAAATGGTGGAAAAGGCGCGCCGCGAAGTCGATGAGCACATTCGCGAAGTCGGTGAGCAGACGACGTTTGAAGTCGGCGTCCATGGCTTGCATCCGGATTTGATCAAAATTTTAGGGCGGCTGAAGTTCCGGACGAGCTACGGACAAAACGTCTTGAAACATTCGGTGGAAGTGGCGTTTTTAGCCGGACTGATGGCGGCCGAACTCGGAGAAGACGAAATGTTGGCGCGCCGGGCCGGCTTGCTTCATGATATCGGCAAGGCGATCGACCATGAGGTTGAAGGCAGCCACGTGGAGATCGGCGTCGAGCTGGCGACGAAGTACAAAGAACATCCCGTCGTCATCAACAGCATCGCCTCCCACCATGGCGACACCGAGCCGACATCGGTCATCGCGGTGCTTGTGGCGGCGGCGGATGCGCTCTCCGCAGCGCGGCCGGGAGCGCGTAGCGAGACGCTGGAAAACTATATTCGCCGCTTAGAGAAACTGGAGGAAATCGCGGAATCGTACGAAGGCGTGGAAAAATCGTACGCCATCCAGGCCGGCCGCGAAGTGCGCATCATGGTCAAGCCGGATATGATCGACGATTTGGAAGCGCACCGGTTGGCGCGTGACATCCGCAAACGGATTGAAGAAGAGCTCGACTACCCGGGCCATATTAAAGTGACCGTCATCCGTGAAACGCGCGCGGTCGAATATGCGAAATAA
- a CDS encoding TIGR00282 family metallophosphoesterase — MRILFIGDVVGSPGQKMVEHYLPKLKEKHRPDIVIINGENAAGGKGITEPIYRAFLAQGAHVVTLGNHAWDKRDIFEFIDQAKALIRPANYPPGTPGKGIVYVPTEQGEAAVINLQGRTFLPAIDCPFQKADELIAAASTRTSVIIVDFHAEATSEKQAMGWHLDGRVSAVIGTHTHVQTADNRILPKGTAYITDVGMTGPYDGILGVDRDAVLRKFLTGLPVRFGVKEGRSQLNAVLVDVDGKSGRALGIERLIINDDHPYFE; from the coding sequence ATGAGAATCTTATTTATCGGCGATGTCGTCGGTTCGCCGGGGCAAAAAATGGTCGAGCATTATTTGCCGAAATTAAAAGAAAAACACCGTCCCGATATCGTCATCATCAACGGTGAAAACGCCGCCGGCGGGAAAGGGATCACCGAGCCGATTTACCGGGCGTTTTTGGCCCAAGGAGCCCATGTTGTGACATTAGGCAACCATGCGTGGGACAAGCGTGATATTTTTGAATTCATCGATCAGGCGAAGGCGCTCATCCGCCCGGCGAACTATCCGCCCGGCACACCGGGAAAAGGCATCGTCTACGTGCCGACCGAGCAAGGGGAGGCGGCGGTCATCAACTTGCAAGGGCGGACGTTTTTGCCGGCGATTGACTGTCCGTTTCAAAAAGCGGATGAATTGATTGCCGCTGCCTCGACGCGCACGTCGGTCATCATTGTTGATTTTCACGCTGAGGCGACAAGCGAAAAACAGGCGATGGGCTGGCACTTGGATGGGCGCGTGTCGGCCGTCATCGGCACGCATACGCACGTTCAGACGGCGGACAATCGCATTTTGCCGAAGGGTACGGCGTACATTACCGATGTCGGCATGACCGGCCCGTATGACGGCATTTTAGGGGTTGACCGCGACGCGGTGCTGCGCAAATTTTTAACCGGACTGCCGGTCCGGTTCGGCGTCAAGGAAGGACGAAGCCAGCTGAACGCGGTGCTTGTCGATGTTGATGGAAAAAGCGGGCGTGCGCTTGGCATTGAACGGTTGATCATTAATGACGACCACCCATATTTTGAATAA
- the spoVS gene encoding stage V sporulation protein SpoVS, with product MEILKVSAKSNPNSVAGALAGVLRERGAAEIQAIGAGALNQAVKAVAIARGFVAPSGMDLICIPAFTDIIIDGEERTAIKLIVEPR from the coding sequence ATGGAAATATTAAAAGTTTCAGCAAAGTCGAATCCGAACTCTGTAGCCGGTGCACTTGCCGGGGTGCTGCGCGAGCGCGGCGCGGCGGAAATTCAGGCGATCGGTGCAGGTGCATTGAACCAAGCCGTTAAGGCAGTAGCGATCGCACGAGGGTTTGTGGCACCAAGCGGCATGGACTTGATTTGCATTCCGGCGTTTACCGATATTATTATTGACGGAGAAGAGCGGACCGCCATTAAATTAATCGTCGAACCTCGTTAA
- a CDS encoding dipeptidase, giving the protein MIFDVHCDALMKLWQDRSLSFHDGAPLHVTFSGMAEAGIKVQCFAIYVPETVPEEARFTAALEMVDIFFARIVEAFPSVKFVRTKQDIAALKEGEIGAMLTLEGCDAIGANLVKLKTLLRLGVASVGLTWNFPNAVADGAWEKRGAGLTAFGRQVVELLNETKRWVDVSHLSERAFWDVIETACFPIASHSNAHRLCPHPRNLTDEQLKALIEKDGMIGINFVPYFLTKDKRRATIADVLRHLDHVCALGGENNVGFGSDFDGITETVSGLETVKQYDQLVNELYKHYSAEQASRFLFGNFYAHLPE; this is encoded by the coding sequence ATGATTTTCGATGTCCACTGTGATGCGCTCATGAAGCTATGGCAAGACCGGTCGTTGTCGTTTCACGATGGGGCACCGCTTCATGTCACCTTTTCTGGCATGGCGGAAGCGGGAATAAAAGTGCAATGTTTTGCCATTTACGTGCCGGAAACCGTGCCGGAAGAAGCCCGGTTCACAGCGGCATTGGAGATGGTGGACATTTTCTTTGCCCGCATCGTCGAGGCGTTCCCGTCCGTCAAGTTTGTGCGGACGAAGCAGGATATCGCCGCACTGAAAGAAGGGGAAATTGGCGCGATGTTGACGCTCGAAGGATGCGACGCCATCGGTGCCAACCTTGTCAAGTTAAAGACGCTTCTTCGCCTCGGCGTCGCTTCTGTCGGCCTGACGTGGAACTTTCCAAACGCCGTCGCCGACGGGGCGTGGGAGAAGCGCGGCGCCGGCTTGACCGCGTTTGGCCGGCAAGTCGTCGAGCTGCTCAATGAAACAAAGCGGTGGGTCGATGTGTCCCATTTGTCGGAAAGAGCGTTTTGGGATGTGATCGAAACAGCCTGTTTTCCGATCGCTTCTCATTCGAACGCCCATCGCCTCTGCCCGCATCCGCGCAATCTGACGGACGAGCAGCTGAAAGCGCTGATTGAAAAAGACGGGATGATTGGCATCAATTTTGTCCCGTACTTTTTAACGAAGGACAAACGGAGAGCAACGATCGCCGATGTGCTTCGCCATCTTGACCATGTATGTGCGCTCGGAGGGGAAAACAACGTCGGGTTCGGCTCCGACTTTGACGGCATTACGGAAACGGTTTCCGGCCTTGAAACGGTGAAGCAATACGACCAGCTCGTCAATGAGTTGTACAAGCATTACTCCGCCGAACAAGCATCCCGCTTTTTATTCGGCAACTTCTACGCCCATTTACCGGAGTGA
- a CDS encoding 2-oxoacid:acceptor oxidoreductase subunit alpha, producing the protein MIEQLSWKVGGQQGEGIESTGEIFSTALNRLGYYLYGYRHFSSRIKGGHTNNKIRVSTKPVRAVADDLDILVAFDQETIDFNFHELHSGGIVMADAKFNPVIPEREGVVLYAVPFTDIATSLGNSLMKNMVAIGATSAVLGLDPAVFESVVADTFGRKGAQVVEKNMEAIRAGAEYMKELLGGRVEPMKLAKADGKQRMFMIGNDAIALGALAGGARFMAAYPITPASEIMEYLIKKLPDLGGTVIQTEDEIAACTMAIGANYAGARAFTASAGPGLSLMAEAIGLAGMTETPLVVVDTQRGGPSTGLPTKQEQSDLLAMIYGTHGEIPKIVMAPSTVEEAFYDMAEAFNLAEEYQCPVIFLSDLQLSLGKQTVEPLDYDRIEIRRGKLVSEELPPLPGKDNFKRYEVTPDGISPRVLPGTKHGIHHVTGVEHAETGRPSETAANRRTQMEKRLRKLEHIHFPTPVHKQLRHEEPDLLLVGFLSTRGAIEEAIERLEQDGVKVNHAHIRLLHPFPVDDVRPLVEKAKRVVVVEQKATGQLASLLKMHVGHADKIASVLKFDGNPFLPGNVYTKCKELLAQWPPLKISAMM; encoded by the coding sequence ATGATCGAACAGCTGTCATGGAAGGTGGGCGGCCAGCAAGGGGAAGGAATTGAAAGTACAGGAGAAATTTTTTCCACAGCGCTGAACCGCCTCGGATATTACTTATATGGATACCGTCATTTTTCTTCACGCATCAAAGGGGGTCATACGAACAACAAAATCCGCGTCAGCACGAAGCCGGTGCGGGCGGTCGCAGACGATTTGGACATCTTGGTGGCGTTCGACCAAGAGACGATTGACTTCAACTTTCACGAGCTGCACAGCGGCGGCATCGTCATGGCGGACGCCAAGTTCAATCCGGTCATTCCGGAGCGGGAAGGGGTCGTCCTTTATGCCGTTCCGTTTACTGATATCGCCACAAGCCTTGGTAACTCGCTCATGAAAAACATGGTTGCCATCGGCGCGACGAGTGCAGTGCTCGGATTGGATCCGGCCGTGTTCGAAAGCGTTGTCGCCGACACGTTTGGCCGCAAAGGGGCGCAAGTCGTCGAGAAAAACATGGAAGCGATCCGCGCCGGAGCCGAATATATGAAAGAGCTGTTGGGCGGGCGCGTCGAACCTATGAAACTGGCAAAAGCGGACGGCAAACAGCGGATGTTCATGATCGGCAACGACGCGATCGCCTTGGGCGCCTTGGCCGGCGGGGCGCGCTTTATGGCGGCGTATCCGATCACCCCCGCCTCGGAAATTATGGAGTATTTAATTAAAAAGCTTCCGGATCTCGGCGGCACGGTCATCCAAACAGAAGACGAAATCGCCGCCTGCACGATGGCGATCGGCGCCAACTACGCCGGCGCCCGGGCGTTCACCGCTTCCGCTGGTCCGGGTCTGTCGCTCATGGCTGAAGCGATCGGCTTAGCCGGAATGACAGAAACGCCGCTTGTTGTGGTTGACACGCAGCGCGGCGGCCCGAGCACCGGCTTGCCGACGAAGCAAGAACAATCGGACTTGCTTGCGATGATTTACGGCACGCACGGGGAAATCCCGAAAATCGTCATGGCGCCAAGCACGGTTGAAGAAGCGTTTTATGACATGGCAGAAGCGTTCAACTTGGCTGAAGAATATCAGTGTCCGGTCATTTTCTTGTCGGATTTGCAGCTGTCGCTCGGCAAACAAACGGTCGAGCCGCTCGATTACGACCGGATCGAGATTCGCCGCGGCAAACTCGTCAGCGAGGAATTGCCGCCGCTTCCGGGCAAAGACAACTTCAAACGATATGAGGTGACGCCGGACGGCATTTCGCCGCGGGTGCTGCCGGGAACGAAACACGGCATCCACCACGTCACCGGGGTCGAGCATGCCGAAACGGGCCGCCCGTCGGAAACGGCAGCGAACCGCCGGACGCAAATGGAAAAGCGGCTGCGCAAACTCGAGCACATCCACTTCCCGACGCCGGTGCACAAACAACTCCGCCACGAAGAACCGGATTTGCTCCTTGTTGGCTTTTTATCGACGCGCGGAGCGATTGAGGAAGCGATCGAACGCCTCGAGCAGGACGGTGTTAAAGTCAACCATGCGCACATCCGCCTGCTTCATCCGTTCCCGGTTGACGACGTGCGGCCGCTTGTCGAAAAAGCGAAGCGGGTCGTCGTCGTTGAGCAAAAAGCGACCGGGCAATTGGCAAGCTTGTTGAAAATGCATGTCGGGCATGCGGACAAAATCGCCAGCGTCTTGAAATTTGACGGCAATCCGTTTTTGCCGGGCAATGTCTATACTAAATGCAAGGAGTTGTTAGCACAATGGCCACCTTTAAAGATTTCCGCAATGATGTGA
- a CDS encoding 2-oxoacid:ferredoxin oxidoreductase subunit beta, whose translation MATFKDFRNDVKPNWCPGCGDFSVQAAIQRAAANLGLEPHELAVISGIGCSGRISGYIHSYGFHGTHGRALPLAQGVKMANRNLTVIAAGGDGDGFAIGMGHTVHAIRRNIDITYIVMDNQIYGLTKGQTSPRSATGFQTKSTPQGSIEPALSPLEIALSAGATFVAQSFSSDLKELTSLIEEGIKHKGFSLINVFSPCVTYNKVNTYEWFKERLVKVSDIEGYDPSDRAMAMQTVMKYDGLVTGLIYQNKEQKSYQELVPGYRDTPLTEADLKLSKEKFAELVAEFM comes from the coding sequence ATGGCCACCTTTAAAGATTTCCGCAATGATGTGAAGCCAAACTGGTGTCCGGGCTGCGGCGACTTTTCCGTTCAGGCCGCCATTCAGCGCGCCGCTGCCAACCTCGGTTTGGAGCCGCACGAACTCGCGGTCATTTCCGGGATCGGCTGCTCCGGCCGCATTTCCGGCTACATTCATTCCTATGGGTTTCACGGCACGCACGGCCGCGCCTTGCCGCTCGCCCAAGGGGTGAAAATGGCGAACCGCAACTTGACGGTCATCGCCGCCGGCGGCGACGGTGATGGGTTTGCGATCGGCATGGGGCATACGGTTCATGCCATTCGCCGCAACATTGACATCACGTATATCGTCATGGACAACCAAATTTACGGGCTGACAAAAGGCCAAACATCGCCTCGCAGCGCCACCGGGTTTCAAACGAAAAGTACGCCGCAAGGGTCGATCGAGCCGGCGTTGTCGCCGCTTGAAATCGCGTTAAGCGCCGGAGCGACGTTTGTGGCGCAAAGCTTTTCAAGCGACCTAAAAGAGTTGACAAGCTTAATTGAAGAAGGCATCAAACATAAAGGATTTTCCCTCATTAACGTCTTCAGCCCGTGCGTCACGTACAATAAAGTCAACACGTACGAATGGTTTAAAGAGCGGCTGGTGAAAGTGAGCGACATTGAAGGGTACGACCCGTCCGACCGGGCGATGGCGATGCAGACGGTGATGAAATACGACGGGCTTGTCACCGGGCTCATTTACCAAAATAAAGAGCAAAAATCATACCAAGAACTCGTCCCGGGCTACCGTGATACACCGCTTACTGAAGCCGATTTGAAATTGAGCAAAGAAAAGTTTGCCGAGCTTGTAGCAGAGTTTATGTAA